One Candidatus Goldiibacteriota bacterium genomic window, ATGATAACAGTAAATTATCTTGCAAACGCGCTTCCTATAAACGGGCTTAATACGGGTGCTGTGTCCGACTCCTACAAAAACCTTTTCGCGCCTGCCGGCATTACTTTTGCCATCTGGGGATTAATATATCTGCTGCTTCTGTTTTATACCGTTTACCAGTTTGGCGTTTTTCAGCCAAAGGATACTGACAGAAGCGCCTTGTTTGAAAAAGTGGGAGCTCTTTTTGCAACATCGTCTCTGGCAAACGCGGCGTGGATTTTTTCCTGGCACTATAAGTATATAATTCTGTCCGTGATTCTTATGGCTGTTATTCTTATTTGCCTCATAAAAATAAGCGGCATTATCTTTAAAGAAACCCTTACAAAAAGGGAGAAAATTTTTATCAGGCTGCCTTTTTCTGTTTATTTTGGGTGGATAACTGTTGCCACAATTGCCAATATGACGGTTTTGCTTGTAAGCCTTAAATGGGACGGGTTTGGATATCCGGAATCAGTATGGACAATGGCTGTGCTGGCGGCAGGAATGGTCATTGGCGCCGTGACAATGATCAGGCGTATGGATATGGCTTATGGATTTGTATTAATCTGGGCTTACAGCGGCATATTATTAAAGCACCTGTCACAAACGGGATTTGACGGCAATTATCCTGATATTGTCACAGCTGTTATCGGATGCCTTGTGGTTCTTCTTGGGTGCGAGTTGTTTATTATTTTTTATAAAAAGATAAAGCATCCGGCGGCATAAAAAGCAATTAATAATTATTGATAAGAAATAAAAATCGGGGATGATTAATGGCCAGGACAATTAGGGTAAAAGTATTTATGTATTTTCTTATTTCCGCGGCGTTTATTATAACCGTATTCGGCATAATTACTTATAATTTTATCCTGGGCAATATTGAAAGCGAGATGGAAAACAGGCTTTTATCCGCGGGAAGGATAATAGCGGCGGATATAAATCCTGAAGATATAGCCCTTATAGGGCTTAAGGGAAAAGTTTACACCGGATATCTTGCAAAACTTGCCAATCTGAAAGAAATTCTTAAAGTCAAAGATGTTTTCGTAATTGAACCTTCAGAAGGCAAAGTAATTATTTCCACGCTTAAAAATGACGGTAAATATTTTATAAAAGTGGATGAGTATGAAATTGACAAAGCACTGTCAGGGGTTGCTGCGTCTTCACGGCTTTACGCGGGAAAGGGCGGGGAATATTTCAAAACCGGGTATGTTCCTGTAAAAAATAAAAATATTATCGCAGGCGCTGTCGGCGTTGAAGCCAGCGTTGAATACCTGCAGTATGTTTCCCGTTACAGAATTTTTCTTATTGTAATGGGGGCGTTTGCCATAGCGGCGTCTTTTATACTGGCTTTTATTATATCTTCGGGAATTACCGTGCCGCTGCGCAGGCTGAAAGAAAAAGCGGAGAAACTGTCAAAAAGGGATTTTTCCGAAAAAATAGAGACCAAAGGCGGGGCGGAAATAAAGGTGCTTGCGGACGCCATGGAAAACATGAGGGTGGAAGTGAAGCAGTATATGGAACAAAGGGACAAGATGGCGGATGTGGGGGAATTTTCAGCCGGCGTCGCGCATGAAATACGCAATTCGCTTGGCGTGCTTTTGGGGTACGCGGAGCTTATAAATGAAAAAACACAGGATGAAAAGGTAAAAAAATATTCCGCGGATATTATAAAAAACACATTAAAGATGAGCGAGTTTATTAATAATTTTTTATCATATACAAAAGATTTTATTCCGGACAGGCAGAATGCTGACCTGAATAAACTTCTGGAAGAAACTGTTTTTGAGATGCCGGAAAAAGTAAAAACTGCAATAAAAATAGAAAGTGCCGGTGCCGGGCTTTTTGCTGATGTGGATATTTATCTGATTAAAAAAGCGCTGTATAATGTTCTGTTGAATGCCTATCAGTCACTTGATAAGGACAAAAAACAAATAACGCTTTCCGCGGGCGAAGAAAGCGGGGAAGTTTATGTTTCAGTAAAAGACAACGGGACCGGGATTAAAAAAGACAATATAAAAAAGATTTTTCAGCCTTTTTTTACAGGAAGAAAAGAAGGCCACGGGCTTGGGCTTCCTATTGCCTATAAAATAATACACGAAGCCCACGGCGGAGACATAAAGGTTTTTTCTGAAGAAGGTAAAGGGACGGAATTCAGGTTATTTATTGGTAAGAAAAGCACTGCATGATACAATAAGTCAAATTGCGGCGGAGGAAATGAAAACAGATGAATTCAATTCTTATTGTTGAAGACAATGACGATTTAAGGGAAATAACGGCTGAAGCCATATCGTCCCGGGGTGATGAAATTATAACAGCGGCTTCGGCGGAAGAGGCGTTTTCACTAATAAAAGAAAGGTCATTTGACCTTGTAATCACGGATTTAAAACTGCCGGAAGCCGACGGAATGGCTGTTCTTGAAGCGGTTAAAAATTCCTCCCCTGATACAGAAGTGATAATTATGACCGCGTACGGCACTGTGGATACAGCGGTCAAGGCGATGAAAAAGGGGGCTTCTGATTTTATCACCAAACCTTTTTCCATAGAACAGATGAGGGTGCTGACCGATAAAATAATGAGCCATAGGGCGCTTAAAGAGGAAAACAGGAATTTTAAGAAAATTACTTCAAGAATGATAATCGGGAATTCCGAAAAAATTAAAGAAGTAACAGACCTTGCGGCAAAAGTTGCGGATAAGGAAGTAATAATATTATTAACCGGAGAGTCCGGCACAGGCAAAGAACTTATTGCCGAAGAAATACACAGAAAAAGCAGGCGCGGGGCGCAGGGAGCCCTTGTAAAAGTAAACTGCGCGGCGCTGGCGCCGGGCGTGCTGGAATCCGAACTTTTTGGGCATGAAAAAGGGGCGTTTACGGATGCCATGTACATGAAGAAAGGGCGGTTTGAACTGGCGGATAAAGGGACAATATTTCTTGACGAGATTGCGGAGCTTGCCCCTGATATGCAGGTTAAACTGCTTCGGGTATTGCAGAATATGGAATTTGAAAGGGTGGGAAGCGAAAAAACCATAAGGTCGGATGCCCGTGTAATTACCGCCACAAACAGGGATTTAAAGCAGGCGGTTGCAGACGGGCTTTTCAGGGAAGACCTTTATTACAGGCTGAATGTAATGCAGATACACATTCCGGCGCTGCGGGATAGAAAAGAAGATATTCCGGAACTTACGGCATACTTTATAAAAAAATACGCCGAGTACGGCGGATATAAAGTTAAGGCGGTTTCAAAATCCGCGCTTGATATATTAATGAAATATGATTTTCCCGGAAATGTAAGGGAACTGGAAAACCTTATTCAAAGGATACTTGTGACCTGTAATAATGATGTTATTGAGCCGGAAGACCTTCCTTATGAAATAAGGTCCAATACGGTTAAGGAAAGCGGCACGGGGTTTGACAATGAAGTGGAGGCATTTGAAAAGAAAAAGATATGCGACGCTTTGACAAAAAGCGGCGGTAATAAGTCAAAAGCCGCGGAAATTTTGGGAATAAACAGGACGACGTTTCTGGCAAAGGTTAAAAAATTAGGGATTGAATAGGTTCTGTTTTAATGTTTTTATCGTAGAGACACAATACATTGTGTTTCCGGTTTTGTATTAAATGTTTGGTAGCCGCGCCCTTTTAGGGCGCGTTGTTTAGATGTATGCGGTGGTAGACGCGGGTCTTTATCCCGCGCGATTTTTGTTTTGTGTTTTCTAATGTAAAGGTCATAACTTAAAGTGCAAATAAAGCAAAGAACAACTGCCCCGGGCTGAAGCCCGCGGCTACCAAGACAAAAAATTATGATGTTGGAAAATGGAGATAATAATATGAAAGTAATTATGATGTGGGTTTTGACCCTTATGCTGTCAGCAGGCGCGGCAATTGCCGGGGAGCCTGACAATTTTGCGGTTAAATCGGATGAATGCGGAAAGAAAGTTGAAAGTATTGAAAAAAATCTCTTAAAACTTGAATTAAAGAATATTTCTGTCACAGAAACAATCAATCACCTTAAAGGGCAGAAAAAAGGGGTTATC contains:
- a CDS encoding tryptophan-rich sensory protein; translated protein: MENKKYGLGGKIWVALTFISMITVNYLANALPINGLNTGAVSDSYKNLFAPAGITFAIWGLIYLLLLFYTVYQFGVFQPKDTDRSALFEKVGALFATSSLANAAWIFSWHYKYIILSVILMAVILICLIKISGIIFKETLTKREKIFIRLPFSVYFGWITVATIANMTVLLVSLKWDGFGYPESVWTMAVLAAGMVIGAVTMIRRMDMAYGFVLIWAYSGILLKHLSQTGFDGNYPDIVTAVIGCLVVLLGCELFIIFYKKIKHPAA
- a CDS encoding HAMP domain-containing histidine kinase; translation: MARTIRVKVFMYFLISAAFIITVFGIITYNFILGNIESEMENRLLSAGRIIAADINPEDIALIGLKGKVYTGYLAKLANLKEILKVKDVFVIEPSEGKVIISTLKNDGKYFIKVDEYEIDKALSGVAASSRLYAGKGGEYFKTGYVPVKNKNIIAGAVGVEASVEYLQYVSRYRIFLIVMGAFAIAASFILAFIISSGITVPLRRLKEKAEKLSKRDFSEKIETKGGAEIKVLADAMENMRVEVKQYMEQRDKMADVGEFSAGVAHEIRNSLGVLLGYAELINEKTQDEKVKKYSADIIKNTLKMSEFINNFLSYTKDFIPDRQNADLNKLLEETVFEMPEKVKTAIKIESAGAGLFADVDIYLIKKALYNVLLNAYQSLDKDKKQITLSAGEESGEVYVSVKDNGTGIKKDNIKKIFQPFFTGRKEGHGLGLPIAYKIIHEAHGGDIKVFSEEGKGTEFRLFIGKKSTA
- a CDS encoding sigma-54-dependent Fis family transcriptional regulator; the protein is MNSILIVEDNDDLREITAEAISSRGDEIITAASAEEAFSLIKERSFDLVITDLKLPEADGMAVLEAVKNSSPDTEVIIMTAYGTVDTAVKAMKKGASDFITKPFSIEQMRVLTDKIMSHRALKEENRNFKKITSRMIIGNSEKIKEVTDLAAKVADKEVIILLTGESGTGKELIAEEIHRKSRRGAQGALVKVNCAALAPGVLESELFGHEKGAFTDAMYMKKGRFELADKGTIFLDEIAELAPDMQVKLLRVLQNMEFERVGSEKTIRSDARVITATNRDLKQAVADGLFREDLYYRLNVMQIHIPALRDRKEDIPELTAYFIKKYAEYGGYKVKAVSKSALDILMKYDFPGNVRELENLIQRILVTCNNDVIEPEDLPYEIRSNTVKESGTGFDNEVEAFEKKKICDALTKSGGNKSKAAEILGINRTTFLAKVKKLGIE